The Ananas comosus cultivar F153 linkage group 22, ASM154086v1, whole genome shotgun sequence genome segment TTGTagtatttgaatccaaaatcaaagcAAACACCCGTCCCTCTTAAACCAGCAGAGAGGCGTGCATGataagagaggaagaagatgacgaCACCGCCCACCTCCCTGGCTCGGGCGATGGAGCTGCTCCGCCACCccaacctctccctctccctctccgccttCTCCGACCTCTCCGAGCTCAAACGCGCCCACGCCCGCGCCCTCGTCTCCGGCCTCTCCGCCGACCCCTTCGCCTTCGCCCGcctcctcgcctccgccgccctctcccccgcctccggcgacctcccctACGCCGCCGCCCTCTTCCGCGCCTTCCCCTCCCCCACCCTCTTCATGTTCAACACCATGATCCGGGCCCTCTCCGGCCGCCCCGACCCCGCCGACTCCCTCCGCCTCTACGTCCGGATGCTCCGCTCCGGCCTCTCCCCCGACCGCCTCACGCTCCCCTTCCTCATCCGCTCCTGCCGCGTCCTCGCCCTCCCCCGCCTCGGCCGCGGCCTCCACGCCCACGCGGCGCGGCTCGGGCTCGATTCGGACGTCTACGTTGTGAACAATGCCATCACCATGTACTCCGGCTCGGGGGACATGGCCTCCGCCCGCCGCCTGTTCGACGAAAATGCTGATGTCGTCGACGTCGTCTCGTGGACGGCGATGGTCACCGGGCACGCCAACTGCGGAGTATTGCAGCAGGCCCGGCGGTTCTTCGACCGGATGCCGAGCAGGAACTTGGTCTCTTGGAATGCGATGATTTCCGGCTACGCGCGATCCGGGAAGTCCCACAAGGCACGGGAGTTGTTCGGTAGAATGCCCCAAAGAGACGTCGCTTCGTGGAGCGCCATGGTGTCGGGGTTCGCCCAGTCCGGGCTGTGCGAAGAAGCTCTAGCGGTTTTCAAAGAGATGATCGATAAGGAGGTAACACCGAACGAGGCGACTTTGGTTAGCGCTGTGTCGGCCTGTGCGCAGCTGCGAGCGTTAGAGGAAGGCGAATGGATTCATAGCTGCATAAAGGAGCACAGGGCGGAGATGAGTGTGATCCTCGCGACGGCGCTCGTCGACATGTACGGCAAGTGCGGGAGCATAGCTAAAGCCCTCGAGGTGTTCAGCGAAATGCCCGTGAAGAACGTCTACTCGTTCAACTCGATGATCGCCGGCCTAGCCATGAACGGCTCTGAGAGGCAAGCTCTCACCCTCTTCTGGAAGATGCAGTTGACGGGTCAGCATCCGAATGCCATAACGTTCATCGGCTTATTGAGCGCATGTAGCCACTCCGGCCTCATCGACGAGGGGCGGTGGCTGTTCGAGAAGATGATTCGAGATTACAACATCAGGCCTCTTCCCGAGCACTACGGTTGCATGGTTGATCTCTTAGGCCGGGCCGGGTTGGTGAAAGAAGCCGTGGAGTTCGTGGACCAAATGCCGGCGGAGCCCCACCCCGGTCTATGGGGAGCTCTAGCGGGGGCATGTAAGATCCACGGAGAGGTCGAGCTCGGAGAGGAAGTCGCGAAAAGGCTAATCGAGTTGGAGCCGAATCACGGGGGGAGGTACATTCTCTTGGCTAACATCTATGCGGCTGCTAAGAGGTGGGATGATATGGCCATGGTGCGGAAACTGTTGAAGGAAAGGAAGGTCTCAAAGGGCACAGGGAACAGTGCAGTTGAGGCATTGCCATAATAGAATTAAGCTCATTGAACAagctcctcctcgtcgtcggcATCGCCGTcatcgttgtcgtcgtcgttaTCTTCATCCCTCGATACCATCCTTTGTGCCGCATCACTGCTATCGATTCCTCGGCGCCTCAGGAGCGCGAGATCGAGAAGCTTCATCCTGGCCTCGTAGATGGGGTTGGGCTCGATGAGGCGGCCGCGGTCGTAGGCCTCGCGGAGGAACACGGTGTGGCGGGCCCCCTTGGCGGAGAGGTAGAAGATGCCGGGATGGTCCAGGAACAAGTCCCGGACGTTGAGCTCGATCCCGAACCACTTCCGGAACTGGCTAAACGTCTCCACCTCCACCATCTTCTCCACCGTGAGGCTCAGGAACTCGTGCGCGATCCCCACCGCCCTCTTCTCCATCCTCTTCGCCTCGTCCCTCGAtcgcatcctcctcctcctcctcgcgccGCCCTCGTCGACGGCGTCGTAGGGGCCGGGGTAGGGGAGACGCTGCCAGGAACGGAGCTTGGCGCGGTAGTCCTTGGAGAGGCGCATCCCGGGGGGGAACCCTAGCTTGAACGCGAATTTGAGGTCGGGGTCGTCCTGCTGGTTGCGCCAGCGATCGACGGCGGGGAGGAAggaggggttagggttagggttagggttagggtttgggttgggGGAGCGGAGGGAGAGGAGGTGGGAGGTGGGCTCGCGGGGGtgggggaggagggagaagagggaGGGGTGGGCGGCGAGGACGGAGTCCTCGAAGTCGTCGGGGAGGCCGAGGGGGCGCCACGAGCGGAAGAGGGCGCGGAGGGGGAGGGAACGGGAGGGGGAGATggagaggaggcggcggaggagatcgccGGAGGacgatgcggcggcggcggaggactcggcggcggcggcgtcggcgg includes the following:
- the LOC109727248 gene encoding pentatricopeptide repeat-containing protein At5g66520-like — translated: MTTPPTSLARAMELLRHPNLSLSLSAFSDLSELKRAHARALVSGLSADPFAFARLLASAALSPASGDLPYAAALFRAFPSPTLFMFNTMIRALSGRPDPADSLRLYVRMLRSGLSPDRLTLPFLIRSCRVLALPRLGRGLHAHAARLGLDSDVYVVNNAITMYSGSGDMASARRLFDENADVVDVVSWTAMVTGHANCGVLQQARRFFDRMPSRNLVSWNAMISGYARSGKSHKARELFGRMPQRDVASWSAMVSGFAQSGLCEEALAVFKEMIDKEVTPNEATLVSAVSACAQLRALEEGEWIHSCIKEHRAEMSVILATALVDMYGKCGSIAKALEVFSEMPVKNVYSFNSMIAGLAMNGSERQALTLFWKMQLTGQHPNAITFIGLLSACSHSGLIDEGRWLFEKMIRDYNIRPLPEHYGCMVDLLGRAGLVKEAVEFVDQMPAEPHPGLWGALAGACKIHGEVELGEEVAKRLIELEPNHGGRYILLANIYAAAKRWDDMAMVRKLLKERKVSKGTGNSAVEALP
- the LOC109727130 gene encoding protein ROOT PRIMORDIUM DEFECTIVE 1: MAAPRPSRLSTSAARVASRHRDPTFEKLMSRLLLLLRATSVVDLVLASPDRSLPLPLLLHPSSSRRLRLPRGAPHFLRSHPHLFSLRIFLSSPAHSFCSTQAMAAPRSSRLNTAVARVASRHRDPTFEKLMSRLLLLVRATSVVDLVLASPDRSLPLPHAADAAAAESSAAAASSSGDLLRRLLSISPSRSLPLRALFRSWRPLGLPDDFEDSVLAAHPSLFSLLPHPREPTSHLLSLRSPNPNPNPNPNPNPSFLPAVDRWRNQQDDPDLKFAFKLGFPPGMRLSKDYRAKLRSWQRLPYPGPYDAVDEGGARRRRRMRSRDEAKRMEKRAVGIAHEFLSLTVEKMVEVETFSQFRKWFGIELNVRDLFLDHPGIFYLSAKGARHTVFLREAYDRGRLIEPNPIYEARMKLLDLALLRRRGIDSSDAAQRMVSRDEDNDDDNDDGDADDEEELVQ